A single region of the Epinephelus fuscoguttatus linkage group LG14, E.fuscoguttatus.final_Chr_v1 genome encodes:
- the LOC125901423 gene encoding uncharacterized protein C22orf31-like, protein MWKLSLFFSQALLDLTDFQVNQKLFTTLARRTAARRQCPHCRDDQVPTSGPDHQHSAGPAGKHPQKRKRTSVARPPSEPLEAPEVVTSVATPEPSTSAANTASVLNLVPRPSATISSCSSVAPSSQPDDGPLLIHNRTVEAYQCIYHEVVDDMLRDLDGRLHPYSLALGRRIKQRLWERLERPTLTESVSEDGLVRVGALDGVEDHPPLYDVRRTKAPQTATEMS, encoded by the exons ATGTGgaaactgtctttgtttttttctcaggcCCTGTTGGACTTGACAGACTTCCAGGTCAACCAGAAGCTGTTCACGACTCTGGCCAGGAGGACTGCAGCCCGTAGACAGTGCCCACACTGCAGGGACGACCAG GTGCCAACTTCAGGGCCAGATCACCAACACTCTGCTGGTCCTGCTGGAAAGCATCCCCAGAAGAGGAAGCGCACCTCCGTGGCTCGTCCTCCTTCCGAACCATTGGAAGCTCCAGAGGTGGTCACATCTGTTGCCACTCCTGAGCCCTCCACCTCAGCTGCTAACACGGCCTCTGTTTTGAATTTGGTCCCTAGGCCTTCTGCGACCATCTCATCATGCTCCAGTGTAGCCCCCAGCTCCCAGCCCGACGATGGCCCCCTGCTGATCCACAACCGCACTGTGGAGGCATACCAGTGCATCTACCATGAAGTTGTGGATGACATGCTGAG GGACCTGGATGGCCGGCTGCATCCTTACAGTCTGGCATTGGGGAGGCGCATCAAGCAGAGGCTGTGGGAGCGCCTGGAGCGTCCAACACTCACCGAATCAGTCAGTGAGGACGGACTGGTTCGTGTTGGCGCGTTAGACGGGGTTGAAGACCATCCTCCCCTGTATGACGTCAGGCGGACCAAAGCCCCGCAGACCGCCACAGAAATGAGCTAA